A region of Saimiri boliviensis isolate mSaiBol1 chromosome 8, mSaiBol1.pri, whole genome shotgun sequence DNA encodes the following proteins:
- the CLCN2 gene encoding chloride channel protein 2 isoform X4, with translation MASAAAAEEGMEPRALQYEQTLMYGRYTQDLGAFAKEEAARIRLGGPEPWKGPPSPRAAPELLEYGRSRCARCRICSVRCHKFLVSRVGEDWIFLVLLGLLMALVSWAMDYAIAACLQAQQWMSRGLNASILLQYLAWVTYPVVLITFSAGFTQILAPQAVGSGIPEMKTILRGVVLKEYLTLKTFVAKVIGLTCALGSGMPLGKEGPFVHIASMCAALLSKFLSLFGGIYENESRNTEMLAAACAVGVGCCFAAPIGGVLFSIEVTSTFFAVRNYWRGFFAATFSAFIFRVLAVWNRDEETITALFKTRFRLDFPFDLQELPAFAVIGIASGFGGALFVYLNRKIVQVMRKQKTINRFLMRKRLLFPALVTLLISTLTFPPGFGQFMAGQLSQKETLVTLFDNRTWVRQGLVEELEPPSTSQAWSPPRANVFLTLVIFILMKFWMSALATTIPVPCGAFMPVFVIGAAFGRLVGESMAAWFPDGIHTDSSTYRIVPGGYAVVGAAALAGAVTHTVSTAVIVFELTGQIAHILPVMIAVILANAVAQSLQPSLYDSIIRIKKLPYLPELGWGRHQQYRVRVEDIMVRDVPHVALSCTFRDLRLALHRTKGRMLALVESPESMILLGSIERSQVVALLGAQLSPARRRQYMRERRAAQTSPPSDQEGAPSPEASVCFQVNTEDSGFPAARGETHKPLKPALKRGPSVTRNLGESPTGSTESGGIALRSLFCGSPPPEAASELESCEKRKSKRVRISLASDLDLEGEMSPEEILEWEEQQLDEPVNFSDCKIDPAPFQLVERTSLHKTHTIFSLLGVDHAYVTSIGRLIGIVTLKELRKAIEGSVTAQGVKVRPPLASFRDSATSSSDTETTEVHALWGPHSRHGLPREGSPSDSDDKCQ, from the exons ATGGCGTCGGCCGCGGCAGCGGAGGAGGGGATGGAGCCGCGGGCGCTGCAATACGAGCAGACCCTG ATGTATGGCCGGTACACTCAGGATCTCGGGGCCTTTGCCAAAGAGGAAGCTGCTCGGATTCGCCTGGGAGGGCCTGAGCCCTGGAAGGGTCCCCCTTCCCCTCGGGCTGCCCCAGAGCTCTTGGAATATGGACGGAGCCGTTGCGCCCGATGCCGCA TCTGTTCTGTCCGCTGCCACAAGTTCCTAGTATCCAGGGTTGGTGAAGACTGGATCTTCCTGGTCCTGCTGGGGCTCCTCATGGCACTGGTCAGCTGGGCCATGGACTATGCCATTGCTGCCTGTCTACAAG CCCAGCAGTGGATGTCGCGGGGCTTGAATGCCAGCATCTTGCTCCAGTACCTGGCCTGGGTTACCTACCCTGTCGTCCTCATCACTTTCTCAGCTGGATTCACACAGATCCTGGCCCCTCAGGCTGTCG GCTCTGGCATCCctgagatgaagaccatcctccGAGGAGTGGTGCTGAAAGAATACCTCACGCTCAAGACCTTTGTCGCTAAGGTCATCGGGCTGACCTGCGCCCTGGGCAGCGGGATGCCACTTGGCAAAGAG GGCCCTTTTGTGCATATCGCAAGCATGTGTGCCGCCCTTCTCAGCAAGTTCCTCTCCCTCTTTGGGGGTATCTATGAG AATGAATCCCGGAACACAGAGATGCTGGCTGCCGCCTGTGCCGTGGGGGTGGGCTGCTGCTTTGCGGCACCGATTGGAG GCGTCCTCTTCAGCATCGAGGTCACCTCCACCTTCTTCGCGGTGCGGAACTACTGGCGGGGCTTCTTCGCGGCCACCTTCAGTGCCTTCATCTTCCGGGTCTTGGCAGTCTGGAACCGGGATGAAG AGACCATCACGGCCCTCTTCAAAACCCGGTTCCGGCTCGACTTCCCCTTTGACCTGCAGGAGCTGCCGGCCTTTGCTGTCATTGG TATTGCTAGTGGCTTCGGTGGAGCCCTCTTTGTCTACCTGAACCGGAAGATTGTCCAGGTGATGCGGAAGCAGAAAACCATCAATCGCTTCCTCATGAGGAA ACGCCTGCTCTTCCCGGCTCTGGTGACCCTGCTCATCTCCACGCTGACCTTCCCCCCGGGCTTTGGGCAGTTCATGGCCGGACAG CTGTCACAGAAAGAGACGCTGGTCACCCTGTTTGACAATCGGACATGGGTCCGCCAAGGCCTGGTGGAGGAGCTAGAACCACCCAGCACCTCACAGGCCTGGAGCCCGCCACGTGCCAACGTCTTCCTCACCCTGGTCATCTTCATTCTCATGAAG TTCTGGATGTCAGCCCTGGCCACCACCATCCCAGTCCCCTGTGGGGCCTTCATGCCTGTCTTTGTCATTG GAGCAGCATTTGGGCGTCTGGTGGGTGAAAGTATGGCCGCCTGGTTCCCAGATGGAATTCACACAGACAGCAGCACCTACCGGATTGTGCCTGGGGGCTATGCGGTGGTCG GGGCGGCTGCATTGGCAGGAGCGGTGACGCACACCGTGTCCACGGCTGTGATCGTGTTCGAGCTCACAGGCCAGATCGCTCACATACTGCCGGTCATGATCGCCGTCATCCTGGCCAACGCCGTGGCCCAGAGCCTACAGCCCTCCCTCTACGACAGCATCATCCGAATCAAGAAACTGCCCTACCTGCCTGAGCTGGGCTGGGGCCGCCACCA GCAGTACCGGGTGCGAGTGGAGGACATCATGGTGCGGGATGTGCCCCACGTGGCCCTCAGCTGCACCTTCCGGGACCTGCGGTTGGCACTGCACAGGACCAAGGGCCGAATGCTGGCCCTAGTGGAGTCTCCTG AGTCCATGATTCTGCTGGGCTCCATCGAGCGCTCACAGGTGGTGGCATTGCTGGgggcccagctgagcccagcccgCCGGCGGCAGTACATGCGGGAGCGCAGAGCCGCCCAGACCTCCCCACCGTCTGATCAGGAGGGTGCCCCTAGCCCTGAGGCTTCTGTCTGCTTCCAG GTGAACACAGAAGACTCAGGCTTCCCAGCAGCCCGGGGGGAGACCCACAAGCCCCTAAAGCCTGCACTCAAGAGAGGGCCCAGTGTCACCAGAAACCTTGGAGAGAGTCCCACAG GGAGCACAGAATCGGGAGGCATCGCCCTCCGGAGCCTCTTCTGTGGCAGTCCACCCCCGGAGGCTGCTTCGGAG TTGGAATCCTGTGAGAAGCGCAAGTCGAAGCGGGTCCGAATCTCCCTGGCA AGCGACTTGGACCTGGAAGGCGAGATGAGCCCAGAAGAG ATTCTGGAGTGGGAGGAGCAGCAACTAGATGAACCTGTCAACTTCAGTGACTGCAAAATTGATCCTGCTCCCTTCCAGCTGGTGGAGCGGACCTCTTTGCACAAG ACTCACACCATCTTCTCACTGCTGGGAGTGGACCATGCTTATGTCACCAGTATTGGGAGACTCATTGGAATCGTTACTCTAAAGGAG CTCCGGAAGGCCATCGAGGGCTCCGTCACGGCACAGGGTGTGAAGGTCCGGCCGCCCCTCGCCAGCTTCCGAGACAGTGCCACCAGCAGCAGTGACACGGAGACCACTGAGGTGCATGCACTCTGGGGGCCCCACTCCCGTCATGGCCTCCCCCGGGAGGGCAGCCCTTCTGACAGCGACGACAAATGCCAATGA
- the CLCN2 gene encoding chloride channel protein 2 isoform X2 yields MASAAAAEEGMEPRALQYEQTLMYGRYTQDLGAFAKEEAARIRLGGPEPWKGPPSPRAAPELLEYGRSRCARCRICSVRCHKFLVSRVGEDWIFLVLLGLLMALVSWAMDYAIAACLQAQQWMSRGLNASILLQYLAWVTYPVVLITFSAGFTQILAPQAVGSGIPEMKTILRGVVLKEYLTLKTFVAKVIGLTCALGSGMPLGKEGPFVHIASMCAALLSKFLSLFGGIYENESRNTEMLAAACAVGVGCCFAAPIGGVLFSIEVTSTFFAVRNYWRGFFAATFSAFIFRVLAVWNRDEETITALFKTRFRLDFPFDLQELPAFAVIGIASGFGGALFVYLNRKIVQVMRKQKTINRFLMRKRLLFPALVTLLISTLTFPPGFGQFMAGQLSQKETLVTLFDNRTWVRQGLVEELEPPSTSQAWSPPRANVFLTLVIFILMKFWMSALATTIPVPCGAFMPVFVIGAAFGRLVGESMAAWFPDGIHTDSSTYRIVPGGYAVVGAAALAGAVTHTVSTAVIVFELTGQIAHILPVMIAVILANAVAQSLQPSLYDSIIRIKKLPYLPELGWGRHQQYRVRVEDIMVRDVPHVALSCTFRDLRLALHRTKGRMLALVESPESMILLGSIERSQVVALLGAQLSPARRRQYMRERRAAQTSPPSDQEGAPSPEASVCFQVNTEDSGFPAARGETHKPLKPALKRGPSVTRNLGESPTGSTESGGIALRSLFCGSPPPEAASELESCEKRKSKRVRISLASDLDLEGEMSPEEILEWEEQQLDEPVNFSDCKIDPAPFQLVERTSLHKTHTIFSLLGVDHAYVTSIGRLIGIVTLKELRKAIEGSVTAQGVKVRPPLASFRDSATSSSDTETTEEKRGRFRDAGEVKHSTSPAGQGPGGWLSQRLRQGRSQPPRRVSLSSTAHGLGGEEKSREERGVGRVGGGWAPSLRTPTQPSHNHPLSGSHHPRRKCACGIWI; encoded by the exons ATGGCGTCGGCCGCGGCAGCGGAGGAGGGGATGGAGCCGCGGGCGCTGCAATACGAGCAGACCCTG ATGTATGGCCGGTACACTCAGGATCTCGGGGCCTTTGCCAAAGAGGAAGCTGCTCGGATTCGCCTGGGAGGGCCTGAGCCCTGGAAGGGTCCCCCTTCCCCTCGGGCTGCCCCAGAGCTCTTGGAATATGGACGGAGCCGTTGCGCCCGATGCCGCA TCTGTTCTGTCCGCTGCCACAAGTTCCTAGTATCCAGGGTTGGTGAAGACTGGATCTTCCTGGTCCTGCTGGGGCTCCTCATGGCACTGGTCAGCTGGGCCATGGACTATGCCATTGCTGCCTGTCTACAAG CCCAGCAGTGGATGTCGCGGGGCTTGAATGCCAGCATCTTGCTCCAGTACCTGGCCTGGGTTACCTACCCTGTCGTCCTCATCACTTTCTCAGCTGGATTCACACAGATCCTGGCCCCTCAGGCTGTCG GCTCTGGCATCCctgagatgaagaccatcctccGAGGAGTGGTGCTGAAAGAATACCTCACGCTCAAGACCTTTGTCGCTAAGGTCATCGGGCTGACCTGCGCCCTGGGCAGCGGGATGCCACTTGGCAAAGAG GGCCCTTTTGTGCATATCGCAAGCATGTGTGCCGCCCTTCTCAGCAAGTTCCTCTCCCTCTTTGGGGGTATCTATGAG AATGAATCCCGGAACACAGAGATGCTGGCTGCCGCCTGTGCCGTGGGGGTGGGCTGCTGCTTTGCGGCACCGATTGGAG GCGTCCTCTTCAGCATCGAGGTCACCTCCACCTTCTTCGCGGTGCGGAACTACTGGCGGGGCTTCTTCGCGGCCACCTTCAGTGCCTTCATCTTCCGGGTCTTGGCAGTCTGGAACCGGGATGAAG AGACCATCACGGCCCTCTTCAAAACCCGGTTCCGGCTCGACTTCCCCTTTGACCTGCAGGAGCTGCCGGCCTTTGCTGTCATTGG TATTGCTAGTGGCTTCGGTGGAGCCCTCTTTGTCTACCTGAACCGGAAGATTGTCCAGGTGATGCGGAAGCAGAAAACCATCAATCGCTTCCTCATGAGGAA ACGCCTGCTCTTCCCGGCTCTGGTGACCCTGCTCATCTCCACGCTGACCTTCCCCCCGGGCTTTGGGCAGTTCATGGCCGGACAG CTGTCACAGAAAGAGACGCTGGTCACCCTGTTTGACAATCGGACATGGGTCCGCCAAGGCCTGGTGGAGGAGCTAGAACCACCCAGCACCTCACAGGCCTGGAGCCCGCCACGTGCCAACGTCTTCCTCACCCTGGTCATCTTCATTCTCATGAAG TTCTGGATGTCAGCCCTGGCCACCACCATCCCAGTCCCCTGTGGGGCCTTCATGCCTGTCTTTGTCATTG GAGCAGCATTTGGGCGTCTGGTGGGTGAAAGTATGGCCGCCTGGTTCCCAGATGGAATTCACACAGACAGCAGCACCTACCGGATTGTGCCTGGGGGCTATGCGGTGGTCG GGGCGGCTGCATTGGCAGGAGCGGTGACGCACACCGTGTCCACGGCTGTGATCGTGTTCGAGCTCACAGGCCAGATCGCTCACATACTGCCGGTCATGATCGCCGTCATCCTGGCCAACGCCGTGGCCCAGAGCCTACAGCCCTCCCTCTACGACAGCATCATCCGAATCAAGAAACTGCCCTACCTGCCTGAGCTGGGCTGGGGCCGCCACCA GCAGTACCGGGTGCGAGTGGAGGACATCATGGTGCGGGATGTGCCCCACGTGGCCCTCAGCTGCACCTTCCGGGACCTGCGGTTGGCACTGCACAGGACCAAGGGCCGAATGCTGGCCCTAGTGGAGTCTCCTG AGTCCATGATTCTGCTGGGCTCCATCGAGCGCTCACAGGTGGTGGCATTGCTGGgggcccagctgagcccagcccgCCGGCGGCAGTACATGCGGGAGCGCAGAGCCGCCCAGACCTCCCCACCGTCTGATCAGGAGGGTGCCCCTAGCCCTGAGGCTTCTGTCTGCTTCCAG GTGAACACAGAAGACTCAGGCTTCCCAGCAGCCCGGGGGGAGACCCACAAGCCCCTAAAGCCTGCACTCAAGAGAGGGCCCAGTGTCACCAGAAACCTTGGAGAGAGTCCCACAG GGAGCACAGAATCGGGAGGCATCGCCCTCCGGAGCCTCTTCTGTGGCAGTCCACCCCCGGAGGCTGCTTCGGAG TTGGAATCCTGTGAGAAGCGCAAGTCGAAGCGGGTCCGAATCTCCCTGGCA AGCGACTTGGACCTGGAAGGCGAGATGAGCCCAGAAGAG ATTCTGGAGTGGGAGGAGCAGCAACTAGATGAACCTGTCAACTTCAGTGACTGCAAAATTGATCCTGCTCCCTTCCAGCTGGTGGAGCGGACCTCTTTGCACAAG ACTCACACCATCTTCTCACTGCTGGGAGTGGACCATGCTTATGTCACCAGTATTGGGAGACTCATTGGAATCGTTACTCTAAAGGAG CTCCGGAAGGCCATCGAGGGCTCCGTCACGGCACAGGGTGTGAAGGTCCGGCCGCCCCTCGCCAGCTTCCGAGACAGTGCCACCAGCAGCAGTGACACGGAGACCACTGAG gaaaaaagaggaagatttAGAGACGCTGGAGAGGTGAAGCACAGCACGAGCCCAGctgggcaggggcctgggggATGGCTCAGCCAGAGGCTCCGGCAGGGCAGGAGCCAGCCCCCCAGGAGGGTGAGTCTATCAAGCACTGCACATGGACTCGGAGGTGaggagaaaagcagagaagaaagaggCGTAGGGAGGGTGGGGGGTGGCTGGGCCCCCTCCCTCCGCACCCCCACACAGCCCAGTCACAACCACCCCCTTAGCGGTTCACATCATCCGAGGAGGAAATGTGCGTGTGGCATTTGGATTTAA
- the CLCN2 gene encoding chloride channel protein 2 isoform X1, which produces MASAAAAEEGMEPRALQYEQTLMYGRYTQDLGAFAKEEAARIRLGGPEPWKGPPSPRAAPELLEYGRSRCARCRICSVRCHKFLVSRVGEDWIFLVLLGLLMALVSWAMDYAIAACLQAQQWMSRGLNASILLQYLAWVTYPVVLITFSAGFTQILAPQAVGSGIPEMKTILRGVVLKEYLTLKTFVAKVIGLTCALGSGMPLGKEGPFVHIASMCAALLSKFLSLFGGIYENESRNTEMLAAACAVGVGCCFAAPIGGVLFSIEVTSTFFAVRNYWRGFFAATFSAFIFRVLAVWNRDEETITALFKTRFRLDFPFDLQELPAFAVIGIASGFGGALFVYLNRKIVQVMRKQKTINRFLMRKRLLFPALVTLLISTLTFPPGFGQFMAGQLSQKETLVTLFDNRTWVRQGLVEELEPPSTSQAWSPPRANVFLTLVIFILMKFWMSALATTIPVPCGAFMPVFVIGAAFGRLVGESMAAWFPDGIHTDSSTYRIVPGGYAVVGAAALAGAVTHTVSTAVIVFELTGQIAHILPVMIAVILANAVAQSLQPSLYDSIIRIKKLPYLPELGWGRHQQYRVRVEDIMVRDVPHVALSCTFRDLRLALHRTKGRMLALVESPESMILLGSIERSQVVALLGAQLSPARRRQYMRERRAAQTSPPSDQEGAPSPEASVCFQVNTEDSGFPAARGETHKPLKPALKRGPSVTRNLGESPTGSTESGGIALRSLFCGSPPPEAASEKLESCEKRKSKRVRISLASDLDLEGEMSPEEILEWEEQQLDEPVNFSDCKIDPAPFQLVERTSLHKTHTIFSLLGVDHAYVTSIGRLIGIVTLKELRKAIEGSVTAQGVKVRPPLASFRDSATSSSDTETTEEKRGRFRDAGEVKHSTSPAGQGPGGWLSQRLRQGRSQPPRRVSLSSTAHGLGGEEKSREERGVGRVGGGWAPSLRTPTQPSHNHPLSGSHHPRRKCACGIWI; this is translated from the exons ATGGCGTCGGCCGCGGCAGCGGAGGAGGGGATGGAGCCGCGGGCGCTGCAATACGAGCAGACCCTG ATGTATGGCCGGTACACTCAGGATCTCGGGGCCTTTGCCAAAGAGGAAGCTGCTCGGATTCGCCTGGGAGGGCCTGAGCCCTGGAAGGGTCCCCCTTCCCCTCGGGCTGCCCCAGAGCTCTTGGAATATGGACGGAGCCGTTGCGCCCGATGCCGCA TCTGTTCTGTCCGCTGCCACAAGTTCCTAGTATCCAGGGTTGGTGAAGACTGGATCTTCCTGGTCCTGCTGGGGCTCCTCATGGCACTGGTCAGCTGGGCCATGGACTATGCCATTGCTGCCTGTCTACAAG CCCAGCAGTGGATGTCGCGGGGCTTGAATGCCAGCATCTTGCTCCAGTACCTGGCCTGGGTTACCTACCCTGTCGTCCTCATCACTTTCTCAGCTGGATTCACACAGATCCTGGCCCCTCAGGCTGTCG GCTCTGGCATCCctgagatgaagaccatcctccGAGGAGTGGTGCTGAAAGAATACCTCACGCTCAAGACCTTTGTCGCTAAGGTCATCGGGCTGACCTGCGCCCTGGGCAGCGGGATGCCACTTGGCAAAGAG GGCCCTTTTGTGCATATCGCAAGCATGTGTGCCGCCCTTCTCAGCAAGTTCCTCTCCCTCTTTGGGGGTATCTATGAG AATGAATCCCGGAACACAGAGATGCTGGCTGCCGCCTGTGCCGTGGGGGTGGGCTGCTGCTTTGCGGCACCGATTGGAG GCGTCCTCTTCAGCATCGAGGTCACCTCCACCTTCTTCGCGGTGCGGAACTACTGGCGGGGCTTCTTCGCGGCCACCTTCAGTGCCTTCATCTTCCGGGTCTTGGCAGTCTGGAACCGGGATGAAG AGACCATCACGGCCCTCTTCAAAACCCGGTTCCGGCTCGACTTCCCCTTTGACCTGCAGGAGCTGCCGGCCTTTGCTGTCATTGG TATTGCTAGTGGCTTCGGTGGAGCCCTCTTTGTCTACCTGAACCGGAAGATTGTCCAGGTGATGCGGAAGCAGAAAACCATCAATCGCTTCCTCATGAGGAA ACGCCTGCTCTTCCCGGCTCTGGTGACCCTGCTCATCTCCACGCTGACCTTCCCCCCGGGCTTTGGGCAGTTCATGGCCGGACAG CTGTCACAGAAAGAGACGCTGGTCACCCTGTTTGACAATCGGACATGGGTCCGCCAAGGCCTGGTGGAGGAGCTAGAACCACCCAGCACCTCACAGGCCTGGAGCCCGCCACGTGCCAACGTCTTCCTCACCCTGGTCATCTTCATTCTCATGAAG TTCTGGATGTCAGCCCTGGCCACCACCATCCCAGTCCCCTGTGGGGCCTTCATGCCTGTCTTTGTCATTG GAGCAGCATTTGGGCGTCTGGTGGGTGAAAGTATGGCCGCCTGGTTCCCAGATGGAATTCACACAGACAGCAGCACCTACCGGATTGTGCCTGGGGGCTATGCGGTGGTCG GGGCGGCTGCATTGGCAGGAGCGGTGACGCACACCGTGTCCACGGCTGTGATCGTGTTCGAGCTCACAGGCCAGATCGCTCACATACTGCCGGTCATGATCGCCGTCATCCTGGCCAACGCCGTGGCCCAGAGCCTACAGCCCTCCCTCTACGACAGCATCATCCGAATCAAGAAACTGCCCTACCTGCCTGAGCTGGGCTGGGGCCGCCACCA GCAGTACCGGGTGCGAGTGGAGGACATCATGGTGCGGGATGTGCCCCACGTGGCCCTCAGCTGCACCTTCCGGGACCTGCGGTTGGCACTGCACAGGACCAAGGGCCGAATGCTGGCCCTAGTGGAGTCTCCTG AGTCCATGATTCTGCTGGGCTCCATCGAGCGCTCACAGGTGGTGGCATTGCTGGgggcccagctgagcccagcccgCCGGCGGCAGTACATGCGGGAGCGCAGAGCCGCCCAGACCTCCCCACCGTCTGATCAGGAGGGTGCCCCTAGCCCTGAGGCTTCTGTCTGCTTCCAG GTGAACACAGAAGACTCAGGCTTCCCAGCAGCCCGGGGGGAGACCCACAAGCCCCTAAAGCCTGCACTCAAGAGAGGGCCCAGTGTCACCAGAAACCTTGGAGAGAGTCCCACAG GGAGCACAGAATCGGGAGGCATCGCCCTCCGGAGCCTCTTCTGTGGCAGTCCACCCCCGGAGGCTGCTTCGGAG AAGTTGGAATCCTGTGAGAAGCGCAAGTCGAAGCGGGTCCGAATCTCCCTGGCA AGCGACTTGGACCTGGAAGGCGAGATGAGCCCAGAAGAG ATTCTGGAGTGGGAGGAGCAGCAACTAGATGAACCTGTCAACTTCAGTGACTGCAAAATTGATCCTGCTCCCTTCCAGCTGGTGGAGCGGACCTCTTTGCACAAG ACTCACACCATCTTCTCACTGCTGGGAGTGGACCATGCTTATGTCACCAGTATTGGGAGACTCATTGGAATCGTTACTCTAAAGGAG CTCCGGAAGGCCATCGAGGGCTCCGTCACGGCACAGGGTGTGAAGGTCCGGCCGCCCCTCGCCAGCTTCCGAGACAGTGCCACCAGCAGCAGTGACACGGAGACCACTGAG gaaaaaagaggaagatttAGAGACGCTGGAGAGGTGAAGCACAGCACGAGCCCAGctgggcaggggcctgggggATGGCTCAGCCAGAGGCTCCGGCAGGGCAGGAGCCAGCCCCCCAGGAGGGTGAGTCTATCAAGCACTGCACATGGACTCGGAGGTGaggagaaaagcagagaagaaagaggCGTAGGGAGGGTGGGGGGTGGCTGGGCCCCCTCCCTCCGCACCCCCACACAGCCCAGTCACAACCACCCCCTTAGCGGTTCACATCATCCGAGGAGGAAATGTGCGTGTGGCATTTGGATTTAA